The genome window TACAATTTCTGCAGTATACAACATGAAACATGTCTCAAAACTTTGAGATTGCATAGAAGGATCTTCAGACACCAGCTCTAGTAATTGCTTGTTGAATAGCTCCAAGTAGGGTTGAATAGCTCCAAGTAGGGTTGAATGAAACACAATATCTAACGCTCTGCCAACAATGGTGGAATAAAACTGAAATGCTGGAGTGTTTGCTCGAAGATGTGGCCTACTCTCAGCAAATTCCCCTAGAAATGTGGGTGGAATTAGCATTAGTGATTCACTAACAAAGAAAATAGTAGGATTGAATACAAAACTAGGATGGGAAGGAGAATAGTACAAGTCCTGGAATAACACAGAGTGATCTCCAAAATTAAAGATCAAGAACTGCACTGTATTATCTCACAGAAGGGTGATCCAATCATCTAAAGTCCAACTGGGAGCCCCACAGGTCCACTTTCAACAAGTCCACAAGGCAAAACCAATGCATGAAGCCCACCCAAATTAACATTCACCTGCATAAGTCATCATATTTGCACTCGTTAAATGACTACCATGGAAAGTTTTACATCACAAATATGAAAGTGATATAACATAATCTACTTCAGCACAGTCGTTTTGCCAATACATGTCACATGAACTTCCCCTGGGTTCATTTATTGAGCTAGGCTTGCACCCCAATTCATGAGGCATGCAGATGACCATGGACACAACCATTTGCACACCACCATTTGCACACAAAGATcaaaagaaacaagaacaaaatGAATAGAAATTTATGTGTCATGTACCCAATACTCATGAAGACATCAGATGAAAAAATACATCTACATATAATTGTATCTCCGCACCACAATCACATGTGTCTTATCCTGTACATATGACATTCAAAAACAATAAAAGTTTTAAATCTGcagatatgaaaaaaaaatcaaatattctGATCTGGAGACATTAGATTCAAACATCACAGGAACCATATTGATATTCGATGCAGTTAAAATTTACCATCCCATTCCATGATGTACCCTTTTGCATTCAAAATCATGAACTAGTAGATGCAATGCACACATGTTTCATCATCACGATCATTTTTCGAACAACTAATTATCAGTATCTTGCACATGAATCaataagaacacaagaaaaattATATATGAACACTCTAGATCGGTAGAATTGGAAGAAACTATATGAACAATAGCATTTTTACATGAACATGGACTAGATGAATACATTGGAGAGACATTACACATGAGGACAAACACAGAAAGAGAAATGTGCATttacaaatgaaaataaaattgaataattgaataccaaccgggagagaggaagaagacgacggCGAGCCTCCTAGATGCTGCATGGAGGTCATAAGCTCGATGTGCCTCTTTGCTGCAGCCGCCGACATGCCCTGGCCGATGATCAGTGAGGGGAAGAAATGGAGGGCCACCGCATGCCATGACGCACCCACATCGCCAGCCGATGTGTCGCGCGCCCAGATGGTGGAGAGGGACAACAGGGACGCACAGTTGGGGCCGATGAGGTGGCGTGATAGGACAAGGATGTCGAGGGCAGGCCATGGAATGCGTGTCGAACGAGGATGTCGAGGAAAGGCCATAGAACGAGCGTTGGGTCGCTAGGACCTTATGTCACATGCGAGATCTGGCCGGTGGGGGCTCCTCCATCGACAGATCTAGCAAGGTGAAGACCGGATCTGGCGGGATGCTTGCCATCACTATCGTCCAAACCTTAGCCCAACCGACAAGGGAGAGCGGTTGtgggccgccaccgccagcacGGTGGAGGTGGCTGTTGTGGATCGCCATCGCGATGGAGGCAGGCGGGGATCAAGCCTACATCTCTCACGCAcgtgtgagagagaggggagacgATGAGAGAGAATGAAGGTATCAAAAGAGAGATGTAAATGATCAGATAGATGTGAGCAACCAAACCTCTTAATAGAGTCTAGCGTGTTATTATGCAGAGCCAAATAAGATCACCCTTCTTACTAGTATTAACACCCTAGggactagagagagagaaaaattcAACCTTTTTCCCACAAAATAGCGCATGAATCCCGAAATGCACCGGATAAACTCACGTGGTCAGCTGTCTTTGTGATTTATTGGGGGACGGGGCATGGATTCATGGCAGTGCTGATGATGACAGCCGTATTCGTGTGATGAAACGTATCTGCTCCGTGCGATGTACATGCGGTGGTCCATGCATGGCCTTCCGTGCCAGGCTGGTCTTGGTTTTGGATTGGTTGGGCGGCAGGGTGGCAGTTACGTCCCTCGTGACATCCTGATGCAAATTTATGTTGGGTCGATTTGGATCTTATTCAGATCAAATCGAAATGGGGTGCAGCCCACAATGCTCTATAGAAACAAGAACACGGCAAGAAACATTGGCTCCACGGCTGAATAAAGTATCTCATGGGCTGGGCCTCCTTCCCCAGTTCACAGTTACAGGGAATCGACTCTGAAACATGTTAAAGAATCTGGTTGGTGAAGATGGTACAAAGCAGAGGAATTTCACCACACCAATTGCAGAAAGAAATGTTCACATCCTTGCTGGTGTGAAATCTTGCCCCCTGCTCAGTGTGCAGAAGTTAACAAACTCAGAAAACGAATTCGATGCCGTAAATACAGAACTCGTCGTTGGAGCAGACAATAAAACCATTGTCAAGGTTTCTCCTCATTTTCCCCCCCTCCCGGATCGTACACTCCTCACTCAAGCAGCTGCTACTCAAGCAGCTGCTGCTTGTAGTCTGGATAATTTCACTGAAGTCTTCCTCTCCTTTCCAATCTGAGGAGGTGCCATGAGACGACTGAATAAGCAGAAAAGGTAATGGTATGGTATGTCAGGTGTAACGCAGTAAGCAGCAATGCAATGACTATTAACACAGTAATGAATTTGTCAAACCTTGCTGTCTTGGTTGTTCTTGTCGATGATGCTACTCTAGAAACTTTGCCGTTCGTCATCGCAAGCCTCGCATTATCGCATCGGATGCTATTCAAGGCTGGTTTGGCAACTTGTGTGCATTGTTTCTTCTGAACATATATGGTATACACAGATCAGCACGAGTCTTGCTAATTGATTTGGGGTTGGAAATATTTGGTGACATTAATGCTCACCTGTTTCTCGACAGGTTTGTCTCGTCCCTTTCCATGGGGATATTTGTGTATTCATATTGAACAGTTAGTAACCACAGGGCCGTTGAAATTGCTGGGTATCTGAGAGATGATGAAATAGAACAACTTACCATCACTCTATTTGCATTCTTGAGTACTGCCATGGAGTTGTTCTCGGCAAACGGCTGCTTTCTTTCAGGTTTTGCTTCTTTCAGCACTCCTCTTTCCTAAAGGCGCCAAATGAGAGTAAAGCATGTTAGTAAATTGGTGAAATCCTGCAGAACAATAAGATTTCGAGGGTGTAAAAACTCACTCCAGTCCTTAGCCTAAATGGCCTAGGATTTGTAGTTTTCTTGAGCTTTCCTCCTTGCTCCGGATTCACTTTGTTCTGCATTTTAGCCACCTGCATTTGATCCACGACAGCATATCAGGTTCTTCAGATCCTAACTACAGATAAAAGCAGCATTTTTCAGTGCAATCACTTCACGGTACCTTCAGAGGAACATTCTCGTTGTTCTCCAACTGTGTGTTTTCAGAATGCGAATTGTTCGAAACTTCTTGAATTAGCTGGTCTGCACTCGACAGATTCTCCTTGTTGTCATCAGAATTGTTAACTCGCAGCGTATCCACCTCAACTCTCAAGTCCTGCACCACCACCTTGCTTTCCTGATCGGAGATTGCAATTTCTGTAAGTGAGCTCTCGTCTGCAGCACCGTTATCACAATCAATTCTGTTCCACTCATCAGGTTCAGCATTAGCACACTTGACAGATCGGCCTAAAATTTTCTTCTTGCCATTCGTCCTGGATTCTTGCCCTCTCTTCGCGCTCTTCACCGCCGCGATCTCTTCACCTTTCTTGCAAGTCTTTGGATTCGTCGACTGACACATGTACCTGCTCGGCACTTCCCGGCACGCTAGGTTCAGCTTCCTCAACTTGGAGCAGGCCTCGGACACGGCCTCCTTACTCTTGGGCGTCGGGCCGGCCTCCTTCCTCGGCGTGCTCATGAACAGCGCCTTGATCACCATCCCCTTCCTCGCCGCTGCGACGACCCGCTCCTTCTGGTGCTTCACGCTGAGGAACTGATCCTGCCTCGGCCGGACGGCCTTGCTCCGCGGCGTGGTCAGTGCCTTCTTCCTCGCGCTGGGAACTTCTACCCTCGTCGCCTTGGTCCGGACCGGTGACACTCGCAGGCCGCAGATCCGCCGGGTCCTCGGTTTGGGCTTCGCCGCAGCCTTCTCGTCGGCCTCCATCGCCGTGCTCAGCCTCGCGAACCGGGCCCTCGGAGGCTTCGGAGGCGCAGAGTGCGGGCATTTCAGCATCGAGCTGCAACAAATTACGAAGCGGACATGTGAATCCGAATCGAACAATTCAAAGAACCATCCGGTTGAGGTAAGCAGGGAGCCAGGGAGGATCGCAATAGGAAGCTTGTGATTCGACCGGCACCTCTGGTTTCTCCTGCTGATCGCCTTCTGAAGCCGCACGTTTGGGCTTCTCGCCGCCATGACCTGAGACAAGCAATACACCTTCGATCAATCGATCAGAGTCGCATTGTATTCCACGATGTGGCGATGCAAGAGAGGAAGGGGACGGACCCGCATGAAGAAGCTCCGGTCCAGGGCGTCCGGGTCGACCTGCTCGTGGCTCTGATCGCAACCTGCATCCCGCGCGCGTGCCACGGCACGGATCAGTACGGGTGCCCACAAACCCGCCAACGCCGCGAGAACCGATAAAGGGGTTGCGAGATGGGTCAATTGCTTACCGACGCGGAGGCAGAACCAGGAGGCGTCGTCGGCGGGGCGGGCAGCGTCGGACGCGGCGAGGTCCACGAACTTGGGCGCCTCGATGTCCTCGTAGAAGACGGC of Phragmites australis chromosome 3, lpPhrAust1.1, whole genome shotgun sequence contains these proteins:
- the LOC133911262 gene encoding uncharacterized protein LOC133911262 isoform X1 → MGIPSRLPDYKEEEYDDAVFYEDIEAPKFVDLAASDAARPADDASWFCLRVGCDQSHEQVDPDALDRSFFMRVMAARSPNVRLQKAISRRNQSSMLKCPHSAPPKPPRARFARLSTAMEADEKAAAKPKPRTRRICGLRVSPVRTKATRVEVPSARKKALTTPRSKAVRPRQDQFLSVKHQKERVVAAARKGMVIKALFMSTPRKEAGPTPKSKEAVSEACSKLRKLNLACREVPSRYMCQSTNPKTCKKGEEIAAVKSAKRGQESRTNGKKKILGRSVKCANAEPDEWNRIDCDNGAADESSLTEIAISDQESKVVVQDLRVEVDTLRVNNSDDNKENLSSADQLIQEVSNNSHSENTQLENNENVPLKVAKMQNKVNPEQGGKLKKTTNPRPFRLRTGERGVLKEAKPERKQPFAENNSMAVLKNANRVMGRDKPVEKQKKQCTQVAKPALNSIRCDNARLAMTNGKVSRVASSTRTTKTASRLMAPPQIGKERKTSVKLSRLQAAAA
- the LOC133911262 gene encoding uncharacterized protein LOC133911262 isoform X2 yields the protein MGIPSRLPDYKEEEYDDAVFYEDIEAPKFVDLAASDAARPADDASWFCLRVGCDQSHEQVDPDALDRSFFMRVMAARSPNVRLQKAISRRNQSSMLKCPHSAPPKPPRARFARLSTAMEADEKAAAKPKPRTRRICGLRVSPVRTKATRVEVPSARKKALTTPRSKAVRPRQDQFLSVKHQKERVVAAARKGMVIKALFMSTPRKEAGPTPKSKEAVSEACSKLRKLNLACREVPSRYMCQSTNPKTCKKGEEIAAVKSAKRGQESRTNGKKKILGRSVKCANAEPDEWNRIDCDNGAADESSLTEIAISDQESKVVVQDLRVEVDTLRVNNSDDNKENLSSADQLIQEVSNNSHSENTQLENNENVPLKVAKMQNKVNPEQGGKLKKTTNPRPFRLRTGERGVLKEAKPERKQPFAENNSMAVLKNANRVMGRDKPVEKQKKQCTQVAKPALNSIRCDNARLAMTNGKVSRVASSTRTTKTARLERRGRLQ